The window gaggggacacagccaggacagctaaccccaactggccaaaggggtattccataccatgggacatcatgcccagtatataaactgttGCAAAGTAAGGAAGTCAAGTGAAGAAGGCTTTGGTGCAAGTGAAAAGTCATTCTTTATTGACAGGGATTTCTCTTTTTACCTTTCCAAATTAATTGCAATTTTTAGAAGAACTTTGAAGGGTAGTTTGACTGTATGGGAAACTGAATAGTCAAGAACTTCTGAAGGATCTGCCAGAATTTTCCCATTTCCCTCCTTTCTGGTGTAGTCAGAAGGTATTTGAACTGAGAGAATATTCCTGAGGTCATCTTTCATCTGCATAAAAAATGCCTCCATACGGGAGGGACCTCCTTGTGGTCTCCAACTGAGCACACTGGATGCAACAAATCTAAAGTGCAGGTATTTAGTAATATCACAACTAATTTGCTCACTACTTTTTCTGCAAGCTCAGGATGTTTTCCTGTGGAAAAGACAACAACAGGTTTATGGTTGAATTGAATATGGAAGGTGAGGCATTGCACCACGTTGCCTGTCTGAGTGTCAAAGTAATCTACCATCTGAACATATAGGAAGCACCCATTCAGTTGCCTTGTCACAAGATAAACTAgcttgacttttttcctttggtgatCAAGGCAGTAGCATCCATGGGAATGCTTATTTTCCCAGTCAGAGTCCAGTTATCCTACCTCCCATCACAGTACTTGCAAGTGTTAGAGACATATTTCCTCACATCAGCAAAATCTCCAGGGGTGTACACTACTCCTCCACAGGTCACCATGATGTGGAATACCAAACCTATAGGCAGTACCTCTATGCAGGAATTGTTTTCTACGTCATGTCTCTGAGCTGTATTTGAGGTAGTGATCTGGTCTGTTACTCCTCCAGTGACACTAACTGCTAATGTTGCACTAGGAGCAGCTGCACTACATGGCATCTCTGTCAATTTCAGCCACATGTAAGCAAAACATGTAAGCTCAAAAGTATAAGCAAAACCCTCATCATCAAATCTTACATACTCTTTAGTTAATGGCCCCTTtctctggaaaagaaagaagtcttCAAGCACGTTCCTGCTTCCTGTCACTCAAAATCATTTCTGTCTGAGCGAGAGGGCCAGAATGACTGTTGAGCATCAGCATATCATGGCTGAGACCCCAGGTAAGTGGATATAGGCAAAAATCTAATTGGAATATGTTTATCTTTCGTCTTTCCTGAATTTCACTTATGAGATCAGGGCCAGAAAAGTCTGGTTCTCATTCTGCACATGGAGGTTGTCCTCCTTGAGGAGCCTACCACATACCTGACAGGGGCTGAGCATGAGTTCTGAAGTACCCACAAGTCCCTGCATAGGCACTGTTCACCACCTCTTTAAGCTCACACATGTAGGCTATGAGCATGTAGATCAGGCAACTTTTCTCCACAAGGGaactaagaaaaagaacagagctGTGAGCTTTCATGGAGTCACACTTGAACTACATTACCACTTTCAGCAGTTCCTCCATTTTATTTTGATCTCTTGTTCCTTTTCTGTGAACTGCATCTTCCTACATTTAGTCTTGCAAATCAAAGGCAGAGATGATAGTATGAGCTTTCAGACACCGGTTGTTATGGTGAGATGAATGGTGtcataaaatgcagctgctaGAACACAGTACACCATGGTTTACATGTATTGAAGTGTTGAGGGGAAAACTAATAGCTAGGACTATCTGTAAAGTTATAGCATGACAACACAGAACAGGTCAAATAAGAGgtagaagaaaagtaaaattaggCCCTTTTCTCATGAATCTCCTTTCTCAACAGTCTGGAGTAAAACAACTAGAGCTGTATGTAGTGTCAGAGAAAATCAGCACTGCCCACAGTAGGGAGCACATGTTGAACACTGACAAAAACAGGATATGGCGCAGCGTTGGCAGGGACTGTGCATGCTGGCCTCCCAAGGAAGTAAATTTGTTAGGTAATTGCTAGCAGGAAATAcatcctttcttctgtttgccaAGTTATCTACCCAAGCATGTTACTTTTCCCAGGAAATATTAGGATTTTGAAAGGTCATATAGGACTAGGGCGACATCTGCTAGAATGCTATTTTGTACTGCCTTGCAACACTGACAAGTATCTTTAAGCAGTGGACAGAAATATGGCTAGTTTAAGCTGCTCAGACTATCTCATCTTTACCAGCCATCATATGCATTTCAGCTGGCTCAAGAATGCCAGTTTCTTTTCTGAGGTAGGTGGTATGATCTCAGTCTCTCCCCTCCATGCTCATTCCATAGAGATATTTAACACCATCTGTCTTATAAAGAGCAGGCCAATTGACCTTCACCTCCAAGAGCAACAGTGGACAAGGATTTCTTTCCAAGGTGCTGGAAGCATGAACTGTGTATCAGGACCTGAAGCTGTTGTTCACTGTGCCCTCTGATCTGTTGGAGAAAAGCAACTGGATCCAAATCCAAGATGTGCGTCTCACAATGGAAGTGAATGCAAATTGATGAGAAATTGTGACTGAAGTCTACAAACCAACTGGGAATGGCTTTGGCTATGACCTCAGCCCACAGATTACAGTGATAAGGCAGGTCTGAGGTCAAGCTGCAATGTCAGCCAGGCAGGCCAGGAGGCTGAGGTGTAGACTGGCACTCCTACAGCAGCACTGCGGCAGGACTGACAGCCCCCAGCTAAGCTGACATGGGACTATTGGGCCCATGGATGCTGACACTAAGTATTCATTGTTTTGTGTGTCAGCCCAGGCTTTCTGCACCACATACTTTTCAACTGCTGCTCTGACAACAGATTTATTAACTTCTGTCCTATGGATCTCCCTTGTGCCTTTTATGAGTGCAGaagctttttaaagtaataatttaCTTTTACACACCTCTCAGCAAGGTGAGAGAGAATtactccccccctccctgccctcaaTTTACAGACTGTACAgtcctccctcctctgcccctaCAGAGTAGAACTGAGGTACAGTAAGATTAGAGTGGACAGTGTCTCTTTACTCCCAGTGCCAATTTAGAGATGCCAAAGACCAGGTATTTTATATATATCACATTGGTTCAGCACACTTCTCCTACTGATTTGTAGCTGCAAGAATTCAACACTTCTGTAAACTAAATCACAATGCCTTGAATAAGCCAGCCATAAGATATAGAATACAAATGGGCAGTTAGATGTGAAAAGCTTGTTTTAGTGATTTGCTCAGCATTGCCCAGCAACTCGGCAGCAAATACATGGTGAATCAGAACTTACTCAATTTAGGGAccagcttttctcttccctaaAGCTTTGATCACTGTCAGGCTGCTATCTTCTAAACACAGAATGTACAGACTTTAGGACAGTGACCTCCACCACACTTGGTAGAGCCTGGGGCAAGATTCCTTTTGGAGGAGATATTTTGCTGACTGTTCTATAAGTATGCTAGAAGAGGCAAAACAGATGACTGAAAAACAATCTTAAAAGTAGCAGCCCTTACCTTCTGAGGTTTTTATAGCCCTAAATATGTGCTTTGTGTCATAGCCCTAATCATGTGCATTGTCAAATCAAAAAGCAGTGTGTCCCAGTGATAAGCACAGGGTTGGAACATACAGATCTCTGCTCCTTTGGTACAGGAAATAACTGAAGGAGAGGAGACAGTTGTGCtgaagaagggagaaaatacGCTGATGGCAGGCCTCTGGTTAAATTCAAGAACTTTACCAATTTTGAATGTGTTCTAATGGATCACAGCCCCTCACCTGTGACTTTTTAGGAAAAAGATTTAACACCATCTGTTCTGTACCCTTCAGTGTCTCTCTCCTGTATTTTCTCATGCAGACTCCTTATTCCTAGTCCCATTTGTCTCATGTTACTCATCGCACCAGGAAAAAGCTCTTTGAGTTTCATGGCTCAGCCCCCTCAGCTGCTGTTCCCAGCAGCATCTTTTATGAAACCAGTCTCCTTCAAGTTCCCCTGTCCCACGCCTTTCAGTCCAGCTTCTTCAGCTCCTCAGCTCTTGGGCTTCACCCAGTTCTCCCCAGTCCATTGACCCAGTATCATCCAGTGCCACTCTTTATTCTCTTTATTCCCTAGTTTCTCCTTAcatcttttcccttctgaatCCCTTCCCATCTCTCTAACCCTTAGTCACTGTTTGTCAGTCACAGTTGTCTTGCTCACACTGTCCCAGCCACCCCCTCCAAATACTTTATCCAGCTTCAGTCTCCCACATCTTCCCTGTGGAAAACAGTTATTTAAGCTCTACAAGATCTGGTGACAGGATAAGTCCATCCATTACTGCAATTTACTGAACTGCTAGCACATCTGGACCCATTCAAAATACACAGGCTGGCTTTCAAACATGCAAGAGAAAGTTGCACAGAGCAAAAGGGAAACATGCTGGTAATCTTGGCTAGTCAGAACTTGGGTGGAATCTTAAATTCAGATGCTGGGCTGAAATAGAGAAAATCTATGGAAAACAAATTCTTGCTGTCACCACAAGGAGGTATACTGCCTGTGATTGTTGTCTGGGTGGCCCAGTAAAAATGATAACTGCCATTGCTAGTAAGAAACCTAATGCTAGCCTTGCAAGCCACAGAACTGGTGGCCTGTTAGGCTTGTTACCAGCTTTTGCGAATTTGCAGTGCAAACTGAAGCTTGGTACCTCTTTTGTTATGGTGTGGAGTTTAAGTGTGGGATAATACCAGAGACCTTGAAAATATGTGCGTAGGCTGAAAACAGGCCACAAGGCTGTACACATCTCACTGGCAGTCAGCTTCTAGTTATTGAAGAATTATAACCTTAAGAGCTGGGAACACTGCTTTAGACATAACAAAGAGGACAAAGAAGCAGTCAAACAACAAGATGAGGCAAATGGTGTGGCCAGGGGAAGTTACTGCTCACCAGCATTGCACAGCATATAGTCCAAG is drawn from Haliaeetus albicilla chromosome Z, bHalAlb1.1, whole genome shotgun sequence and contains these coding sequences:
- the CCIN gene encoding LOW QUALITY PROTEIN: calicin (The sequence of the model RefSeq protein was modified relative to this genomic sequence to represent the inferred CDS: inserted 3 bases in 2 codons; deleted 3 bases in 2 codons; substituted 5 bases at 5 genomic stop codons) encodes the protein MKAHSSVLFLSSLVEKSCLIYMLIAYMCELKEVVNSAYAGTXVGTSELMLSPCQVCGRLLKEDNLHVQNENQTFLALISXVKFRKDERXTYSNXIFAYIHLPGVXSHDMLMLNSHSGPLAQTEMILSDRKQERAXRLLLFQRKGPLTKEYVRFDDEGFAYTFELTCFAYMWLKLTEMPCSAAAPSATLAVSVTGGVTDQITTSNTAQRHDVENNSCIEVLPIGLVFHIMVTCGGVVYTPGDFADVRKYVSNTCKYCDGRXDNWTLTGKISIPMDATALITKGKKSSVYLVTRQLNGCFLYVQMVDYFDTQTGNVVQCLTFHIQFNHKPVVVFSTGKHPELAEKVVSKLVVILLNTCTLDLLHPVCSVGDHKEVPPVWRHFLCR